A window of the Zeugodacus cucurbitae isolate PBARC_wt_2022May chromosome 2, idZeuCucr1.2, whole genome shotgun sequence genome harbors these coding sequences:
- the LOC105220720 gene encoding major prion protein, which translates to MRGFNVVFLAVLAALAFLYYSEAAAIDEPSSAAADESKAATSLLDVDAGGEHSSEAQRSARQYGYGWSYGWGQPWSYYSNSWGRPWGGYGWGAWGNYVGGWGRPWNYWG; encoded by the coding sequence ATGCGTGGATTTAACGTCGTCTTCTTAGCTGTGTTGGCCGCACTGGCTTTTCTCTATTATAGCGAAGCAGCGGCCATCGACGAACCATCATCTGCCGCCGCAGATGAGTCCAAAGCGGCTACCAGTCTCCTAGACGTGGATGCGGGCGGCGAGCATAGCAGTGAAGCGCAGCGTTCGGCACGCCAATACGGCTATGGTTGGTCATACGGCTGGGGTCAGCCGTGGAGCTACTACAGCAACAGCTGGGGCCGTCCATGGGGCGGTTACGGCTGGGGTGCATGGGGTAACTATGTCGGTGGCTGGGGGCGCCCATGGAATTACTGGGGTTAA
- the LOC114805265 gene encoding uncharacterized protein LOC114805265 produces the protein MRAYILLTVLVIIACFQLSKANFIQEDELASALLNVDAGGEHGNDSPRLVRQYYGHPFGGYRRGNYGFRPRPRYGYRSGPVDPYYG, from the coding sequence ATGCGCGCCTACATCCTTTTGACAGTGCTTGTTATCATTGCCTGCTTCCAGCTGAGCAAGGCCAATTTCATACAGGAGGACGAGCTCGCTTCAGCGCTGCTTAATGTGGACGCGGGAGGCGAGCACGGCAACGACTCGCCTAGACTGGTGCGCCAATACTACGGTCATCCGTTTGGCGGCTATCGCAGAGGTAACTATGGCTTTAGACCAAGACCTCGTTATGGTTATCGTTCTGGACCCGTTGACCCCTACTACGGCTAG